One region of bacterium BMS3Abin08 genomic DNA includes:
- a CDS encoding PilZ domain protein — protein MERRGSGRTTVSLRAERISGNTKRAVLIENISETGIHMITAPAKTAAKFKTGMEINLKFRLSSGETLNLRCKVRWAYAETPPDGLTDSVGLQIIDPPLRYREFVRTMR, from the coding sequence ATGGAAAGAAGGGGCTCCGGTAGAACAACGGTGAGTTTAAGGGCAGAGCGTATCTCGGGCAATACAAAAAGGGCAGTATTAATAGAGAATATCTCTGAAACCGGGATACATATGATAACTGCTCCTGCAAAAACCGCTGCAAAATTTAAGACAGGGATGGAGATTAACCTGAAATTCAGACTGTCTTCAGGAGAGACGCTTAATCTCCGGTGCAAAGTAAGATGGGCATATGCCGAGACCCCTCCGGATGGCCTAACAGACAGTGTGGGGTTGCAAATCATAGACCCCCCCTTGAGATATAGAGAGTTTGTGAGAACCATGCGTTGA